A genomic segment from Bosea sp. OAE506 encodes:
- a CDS encoding circularly permuted type 2 ATP-grasp protein, giving the protein MRVRTERRNALLADYRPLPGVYDEILGADGQVRPQWEPFLTEWCAFSPDELNQRFGLADRHVHDTGVSYRVHGDIDPRDPTAGERAWPLSHVPLVITGAEWQTIAAGVAQRAQLLSTLLDDIYGPGEMIANGLLPASVVTGSPDYLRPLQGAPGGGTLQLYAVDLGRGPDGRWWVLQDRTQAPSGTGYALENRLALSRAFPDMFRTMNIERLAAFFQAFRAGLVARSKRVEPRIGLLTPGPLNESYFEQTYLARYLGFLLVEGGDLVMREGRVHVRTIAGLKRADVIWRRIDGDFADPLELNASSALGVAGLVQAVRKGSVHVANGLGSGVVEARALMGFLPALGERLLGEAMILPNVATWWCGQPRERAVVLERFDEMSIAPAFRSAGGGLDSGPVVVADLPAAEKEALRRRIEARGMDYVGQEVVRLSTTPVFQNGRLQPRPMTLRVFAAVTPDGWKVMPGGFCRISDERDARAVSMRSGVRSSDVWVTSDAPVDQVSLLPAPDRITIRRITGTLPSRAADNLFWLGRYLERTEATLRLVRALLGRLIDTDPTQGRNETLKRLANLLVAWGASPGGRGQTPAGQASAALHALDQYGSAIATTREARRTASVIRERLSIDAWRLFGDMQQQLTLEAGREPSEGEAYEIADRALKSLAAFSGLSQENMVRGPGWRFLDIGRRLERGIATCRFARHFAETNAPGDALDALLDLTDSQITYRSRYLLGASLQPVLDLVMLDPYNPRSVAFQIDRLDTEIRDLPSLTEDGMLEAPRRLILKLAAECRTAEASRLDRTSILLFEQLLMGVSSAIADRYFLQSSGPEASRLTGIA; this is encoded by the coding sequence GTGCGCGTGAGGACGGAGCGTCGCAACGCTCTGCTGGCGGATTATCGCCCGCTGCCGGGCGTCTATGACGAGATCCTCGGCGCCGACGGCCAGGTGCGCCCGCAATGGGAGCCCTTCCTGACGGAGTGGTGCGCCTTCTCGCCGGACGAGCTCAACCAGCGCTTCGGCCTCGCCGACCGCCACGTCCACGACACCGGCGTCTCCTACCGCGTCCATGGCGACATCGATCCGCGTGACCCGACCGCGGGGGAGCGGGCCTGGCCGCTCAGCCATGTGCCGCTGGTGATCACAGGGGCGGAGTGGCAGACGATCGCGGCCGGGGTCGCGCAGCGGGCGCAGCTCCTCAGCACGCTGCTCGACGACATCTACGGCCCCGGCGAGATGATCGCGAACGGGCTCCTGCCGGCCTCCGTGGTGACGGGCAGCCCGGATTACCTTCGACCGCTGCAGGGCGCCCCCGGCGGGGGCACGCTGCAGCTCTACGCCGTCGATCTCGGGCGCGGCCCCGACGGGCGCTGGTGGGTCCTGCAGGACCGCACCCAGGCGCCATCGGGAACCGGCTACGCGCTGGAAAACCGACTCGCCCTGTCGCGCGCCTTCCCCGACATGTTCCGGACGATGAACATCGAGCGGCTGGCGGCCTTCTTCCAGGCCTTCCGTGCCGGGCTCGTCGCCCGCTCCAAGCGCGTCGAGCCACGCATCGGCCTGCTGACGCCGGGGCCGCTGAACGAAAGCTATTTCGAGCAGACCTATCTGGCGCGCTATCTCGGCTTCCTGCTCGTCGAGGGTGGCGACCTCGTCATGCGCGAGGGGCGCGTGCATGTGCGCACGATCGCCGGGCTGAAGCGGGCGGACGTGATCTGGCGGCGCATCGACGGGGATTTCGCCGACCCGCTCGAGCTCAACGCCTCCTCCGCGCTGGGCGTCGCCGGGCTGGTTCAGGCTGTCCGCAAGGGCAGCGTGCATGTCGCCAACGGGTTGGGTTCGGGCGTCGTCGAGGCCCGCGCGCTGATGGGGTTCCTGCCGGCACTGGGCGAGCGGCTGCTGGGCGAGGCGATGATCCTGCCCAATGTCGCGACCTGGTGGTGCGGCCAGCCGCGCGAACGGGCGGTGGTGCTGGAGCGTTTCGACGAAATGAGCATCGCGCCGGCCTTCCGGAGCGCCGGCGGCGGGCTCGACAGCGGGCCGGTCGTGGTGGCCGATCTCCCGGCCGCCGAGAAGGAGGCGCTGCGCCGCCGCATCGAGGCGCGGGGCATGGACTATGTCGGCCAGGAGGTGGTGCGGCTCTCGACCACGCCGGTGTTCCAGAACGGCCGGCTGCAGCCACGCCCGATGACGCTGCGCGTCTTCGCCGCCGTGACGCCGGATGGCTGGAAGGTGATGCCCGGGGGTTTCTGTCGCATTTCAGACGAGCGCGACGCGCGGGCGGTGAGCATGCGCAGCGGCGTGCGCTCCAGCGACGTCTGGGTGACGTCCGACGCGCCGGTCGACCAGGTGTCGCTGCTGCCGGCGCCCGACCGCATCACCATCCGCAGGATCACCGGCACGCTGCCGAGCCGCGCCGCCGACAACCTGTTCTGGCTGGGTCGCTATCTGGAGCGGACGGAGGCGACACTGCGGCTGGTGCGCGCGCTGCTCGGGCGGCTGATCGACACCGACCCGACGCAGGGCCGCAACGAGACGCTGAAACGCCTCGCCAATCTGCTTGTCGCCTGGGGGGCATCGCCGGGAGGGCGCGGCCAGACCCCGGCGGGCCAGGCCTCGGCGGCGCTGCACGCGCTGGACCAGTATGGCTCCGCGATCGCCACGACACGCGAGGCCCGACGCACGGCCTCGGTCATCCGCGAGCGGCTCTCGATCGACGCCTGGCGCCTGTTCGGCGACATGCAGCAGCAGCTCACCCTCGAAGCCGGGCGCGAGCCCAGCGAGGGCGAGGCCTACGAGATCGCCGACCGGGCGCTGAAGTCGCTCGCCGCCTTCTCGGGCCTCAGCCAGGAGAACATGGTGCGCGGCCCCGGCTGGCGTTTCCTCGATATCGGGCGAAGGCTTGAGCGCGGCATCGCCACCTGCCGCTTTGCCCGCCACTTCGCCGAGACCAATGCACCGGGCGACGCGCTCGACGCGCTGCTCGACCTGACGGATTCGCAGATCACCTATCGCTCGCGCTATCTGCTCGGCGCCAGCCTGCAGCCGGTGCTCGATCTCGTGATGCTCGACCCCTACAACCCGCGCTCCGTGGCCTTCCAGATCGACAGGCTCGACACCGAGATTCGGGATCTGCCGTCGCTGACCGAGGACGGCATGCTGGAAGCGCCGCGCCGGCTGATCCTGAAGCTCGCCGCCGAATGCCGCACGGCCGAAGCCTCGCGGCTCGACCGCACCAGCATACTGCTCTTTGAGCAGTTGCTGATGGGCGTCTCGAGCGCCATCGCCGACCGCTATTTCCTGCAGAGCAGCGGTCCGGAAGCCTCGCGCCTGACAGGCATCGCGTGA
- a CDS encoding transglutaminase family protein has protein sequence MIYDLRHVTTYAYSRPVPFARCILRLQPRNDGGQSVQSSELSVTPRPAERDDSVCFFGNRMTTITIAKPHRELKVEMRARVEVRRPQAPFPGLTRSWEDVGEQALASASLAPDSPAHHLYPSRLVPPVAAVTDYARNSFPQKRPVLEAATELMARIRADFTYDPEATEVSTPLEEAFRERHGVCQDFAHVMIAGLRGLGLPAAYVSGYIRTVPPPGQKRLEGADASHAWVMLWCGPETGWIGLDPTNDLIVADDHIVTAFGRDYADVSPLDGVVIGPGSQKIGVAVDVIPIG, from the coding sequence GTGATCTACGACCTCCGTCACGTCACGACCTACGCCTATAGCCGGCCGGTCCCCTTCGCGCGCTGCATCCTACGGCTGCAGCCGCGCAACGATGGCGGGCAGAGCGTCCAGAGCAGCGAACTGAGCGTGACTCCACGCCCGGCCGAGCGCGACGACAGCGTTTGCTTCTTCGGCAACCGGATGACGACGATCACCATCGCCAAGCCGCATCGCGAGCTGAAGGTCGAGATGCGGGCGCGCGTCGAGGTCAGGCGGCCCCAGGCGCCCTTCCCCGGCCTGACGCGGAGCTGGGAGGATGTCGGCGAACAGGCCCTCGCCTCGGCCAGCCTGGCGCCGGATTCGCCCGCACATCATCTCTATCCCAGCCGTCTCGTGCCGCCCGTCGCCGCCGTCACCGACTATGCGCGCAACAGTTTCCCGCAGAAGCGGCCGGTCCTCGAGGCGGCGACCGAGTTGATGGCGCGCATCCGGGCCGACTTCACCTATGATCCCGAAGCGACCGAGGTCTCGACGCCGCTGGAGGAAGCCTTCCGCGAGCGCCACGGCGTCTGCCAGGACTTCGCCCATGTCATGATCGCGGGGCTGCGTGGGCTCGGCCTGCCGGCCGCCTATGTCAGCGGCTATATCCGCACCGTGCCGCCGCCGGGCCAGAAACGGCTCGAGGGCGCTGACGCCAGCCATGCCTGGGTGATGCTCTGGTGCGGTCCGGAGACCGGCTGGATCGGCCTCGACCCGACCAACGATCTGATCGTCGCCGACGACCACATCGTCACCGCCTTCGGCCGCGACTATGCCGACGTCTCCCCGCTCGACGGCGTCGTCATCGGCCCCGGCTCGCAGAAGATCGGCGTGGCCGTCGACGTCATCCCCATCGGCTGA
- the pobA gene encoding 4-hydroxybenzoate 3-monooxygenase gives MRTQVAIIGAGPSGLLLGQLLHQAGIDSVILERKSRDYVLARIRAGVLEQGTVGLLDKVGASGRLHAEGLPHDGFDLLFGEQRHRIALSELTGGRHVTVYGQTEVTRDLMDQRAAQGGKTVFEADDVTLHGFDGTSPYVTYLEGGVPKRLDCDVIAGCDGYHGVARASIPASALRVFERVYPFGWLGILADVPPVSDELIYARSQRGFALCSMRSATRSRYYVQCGTDERVDAWSDQRFWDELRRRLDPETAEGLTTGPSIEKSIAPLRSFVAEPMRFGRLFLAGDAAHIVPPTGAKGLNLAASDVHYLFEALRELFLDRSEAGIDAYSQKALARVWKAERFSWWLTSLMHLFPEQSPFEQRMQQAELDYLVSSEHAMAALAENYVGLPY, from the coding sequence TTGCGAACTCAGGTCGCCATCATCGGAGCCGGCCCGTCGGGGCTGCTGCTCGGCCAGTTGCTGCACCAGGCGGGGATCGACAGCGTCATTCTCGAACGCAAGAGCCGCGACTATGTGCTGGCGCGCATTCGCGCCGGCGTGCTCGAACAGGGCACGGTCGGCCTGCTCGACAAAGTCGGTGCCAGCGGGCGGCTCCATGCTGAAGGCCTGCCGCATGACGGCTTCGACCTGCTCTTCGGCGAGCAGCGCCATCGCATCGCGCTGAGCGAACTGACCGGCGGGCGGCACGTCACCGTTTACGGGCAGACGGAGGTGACGCGCGACCTTATGGACCAGCGCGCCGCGCAGGGCGGCAAGACGGTCTTCGAGGCCGACGACGTGACGCTGCACGGCTTCGACGGCACCAGCCCCTATGTCACCTATCTCGAAGGCGGCGTTCCCAAGCGGCTCGACTGCGACGTCATCGCCGGCTGCGACGGCTATCACGGCGTCGCCCGCGCCAGCATCCCGGCGAGCGCGTTGCGCGTCTTCGAGCGCGTCTATCCCTTCGGCTGGCTCGGCATCCTCGCCGATGTGCCGCCGGTTTCCGACGAGCTGATCTATGCCCGCAGCCAGCGAGGCTTCGCGCTCTGTTCGATGCGCTCGGCCACCCGAAGCCGCTACTATGTCCAGTGCGGCACCGACGAGCGCGTCGATGCCTGGTCGGATCAACGCTTCTGGGACGAGTTGCGCCGCCGGCTCGACCCCGAAACGGCGGAAGGCCTGACGACGGGTCCCTCGATCGAGAAGTCGATCGCGCCGCTACGCTCCTTCGTGGCCGAGCCGATGCGCTTCGGCCGGCTGTTCCTGGCAGGCGACGCCGCCCATATCGTGCCGCCCACCGGCGCGAAGGGCCTCAACCTCGCCGCCAGCGACGTGCATTACCTGTTCGAGGCGCTGCGCGAGCTCTTCCTCGACCGCTCCGAGGCCGGCATCGACGCCTATTCGCAGAAGGCGCTGGCCCGGGTCTGGAAGGCGGAGCGCTTCTCCTGGTGGCTGACCTCGCTGATGCACCTCTTCCCGGAGCAGAGCCCGTTCGAGCAGCGCATGCAGCAGGCCGAGCTCGACTACCTCGTCTCCTCCGAGCATGCGATGGCGGCGCTGGCGGAGAATTATGTCGGGCTGCCCTACTGA
- a CDS encoding helix-turn-helix domain-containing protein translates to MPPRFKEPFCAEGCPVEAALGLIGGKWKGIVLYHLIGGTLRFNEIRKRVPGVTQRMLTTQLRELEADGLILRVVYPQVPPRVEYSLSAKGRTLEPVIAALKEWGERHATRQESQAA, encoded by the coding sequence ATGCCGCCCCGCTTCAAGGAGCCCTTTTGCGCCGAAGGCTGCCCGGTCGAGGCCGCGCTGGGGTTGATTGGCGGCAAATGGAAGGGGATCGTGCTGTATCACCTGATCGGCGGGACGTTGCGCTTCAATGAAATCCGCAAGCGCGTCCCCGGCGTGACCCAGCGCATGCTCACCACACAACTGCGTGAGCTGGAGGCGGACGGGCTGATCCTGCGCGTCGTCTATCCGCAGGTGCCGCCCCGCGTCGAATACTCGCTCTCGGCCAAGGGGCGCACGCTAGAGCCGGTCATTGCGGCGCTGAAGGAGTGGGGCGAACGTCACGCCACGCGGCAGGAGTCGCAGGCCGCCTGA
- a CDS encoding zinc-binding alcohol dehydrogenase family protein, which produces MRAIGYRDAQEISAETSLIPLDLPEPVASGRDLLVEVKAISVNPVDTKVRRNARPPEGEARILGWDAAGVVKAVGPEVTAFRPGDGVFYAGALNRPGANMELHLVDERIVGPKPKSLSFAEAAALPLTMITAWEMLFDRVKVRDPVPGAATALLIVGGAGGVGSAAIQLARRLTDLTVIATASRPETRAWASELGAHHVVDHSRPLAEEVAALGLGAPGFVFFTTHTTQHLPEVLKLVAPQGRLGVIDDPATLDVMPLKNKSLSLHWELMFTRSLHQTPDMQAQGDLLAEVARLVDAGELRTTLTESFGRIDVANLKRAHALLESGKAKGKIVLEGF; this is translated from the coding sequence ATGCGCGCCATCGGCTATCGCGATGCCCAGGAGATCAGCGCCGAAACCAGCCTGATCCCGCTTGATCTGCCCGAACCGGTGGCCAGCGGCCGCGACCTTCTGGTCGAGGTGAAGGCGATCTCGGTCAATCCGGTCGATACGAAGGTTCGGCGCAACGCCCGCCCGCCGGAGGGCGAGGCGCGCATCCTCGGCTGGGATGCCGCGGGCGTCGTCAAGGCGGTCGGTCCCGAGGTCACGGCCTTCCGACCAGGCGACGGGGTGTTCTACGCGGGCGCGCTGAACCGGCCCGGCGCCAACATGGAGCTTCATCTCGTCGACGAACGCATCGTCGGCCCGAAGCCGAAGAGCCTGTCCTTCGCCGAGGCCGCCGCCCTGCCCCTGACGATGATCACGGCCTGGGAGATGCTGTTCGACCGGGTGAAGGTCCGCGATCCCGTACCCGGCGCGGCCACGGCCCTGCTGATCGTGGGTGGGGCGGGCGGTGTCGGTTCGGCGGCGATCCAGCTCGCACGACGCCTGACCGATCTCACCGTCATCGCAACCGCTTCGCGGCCCGAGACCCGGGCCTGGGCGAGCGAACTCGGCGCGCATCATGTCGTCGATCACAGCCGCCCGCTGGCTGAGGAGGTCGCAGCGCTCGGCCTCGGCGCGCCCGGCTTCGTCTTCTTCACGACCCACACCACCCAGCACCTGCCCGAGGTGCTGAAGCTCGTTGCGCCGCAGGGGCGGCTCGGCGTCATCGACGATCCCGCAACGCTCGACGTGATGCCGCTCAAGAACAAGTCGCTGTCGCTGCACTGGGAGCTGATGTTCACCCGCTCGCTGCACCAGACGCCCGACATGCAGGCGCAGGGCGATCTGCTGGCCGAGGTCGCGCGGCTGGTCGATGCGGGCGAGCTGCGGACCACCCTGACCGAGAGCTTCGGCCGGATCGACGTCGCCAACCTGAAGCGGGCCCATGCCCTGCTCGAAAGCGGCAAGGCGAAGGGCAAGATCGTGCTCGAAGGCTTCTGA
- a CDS encoding BMP family protein — translation MTLLRPNRRTALALISSASLPTLGRAQAPKKVAALFAGRIDDRGFMQAGYDGLKLAEARLGVSVAFKQGVQPKPEDLSAALRELAAAGPDLVIAHGGQNNAAAKTVAAEFPAVRFAVTQGNVTGTNLASYEVLQEQSAFLAGMLAALTTRTGVVGHMSGIRVTPGLKGRAAYAAGVAHADPKVILLTNFSGNQDDNALSEKVARAMIAKDAQVIFTMLNAGRNGVIAACRELGVKQIGNVGDWTAIAPDVFIASAFADSGRALFDAVADFATGKFATGEIKRLGLETPEAVRLIMAPSVPSEIRGRIEAAARAITAGTLDVPVEWAGSEFPTPA, via the coding sequence ATGACCCTGCTTCGTCCGAACCGCCGCACCGCGCTCGCCCTGATCTCGTCCGCCTCCCTGCCGACTCTCGGGCGGGCTCAGGCTCCGAAGAAGGTTGCCGCGCTCTTCGCCGGGCGCATCGACGATCGCGGCTTCATGCAGGCGGGCTATGACGGGCTGAAGCTCGCCGAAGCGCGCCTCGGCGTCTCCGTCGCCTTCAAACAGGGCGTCCAGCCGAAGCCCGAGGATCTGAGCGCCGCCTTGCGCGAACTCGCAGCAGCCGGGCCCGATCTCGTCATCGCTCATGGCGGCCAGAACAACGCCGCCGCCAAGACGGTCGCTGCCGAATTCCCGGCCGTGCGCTTTGCCGTGACCCAGGGCAACGTGACGGGGACCAACCTCGCGAGCTATGAGGTGCTGCAGGAGCAGTCGGCGTTTCTCGCCGGCATGCTCGCCGCTTTGACGACCCGCACCGGCGTCGTCGGGCATATGTCCGGCATCCGGGTGACGCCGGGACTGAAGGGCCGCGCCGCCTATGCCGCCGGTGTCGCCCATGCCGATCCGAAGGTAATCCTGCTGACCAATTTCTCCGGCAACCAGGACGACAACGCCCTGTCGGAGAAGGTCGCCCGCGCCATGATCGCCAAGGATGCGCAGGTCATCTTCACGATGCTGAACGCCGGCCGTAACGGCGTCATCGCGGCCTGCCGCGAACTCGGCGTCAAGCAGATCGGCAATGTCGGCGACTGGACGGCGATCGCGCCGGACGTCTTCATCGCCTCCGCCTTCGCCGATTCCGGCCGGGCCCTGTTCGATGCGGTCGCGGATTTCGCCACCGGCAAGTTCGCCACCGGCGAGATCAAGCGTCTGGGGCTGGAGACACCGGAGGCGGTGCGGCTGATCATGGCCCCCTCCGTGCCGAGCGAGATCCGCGGCCGCATCGAGGCCGCGGCGAGGGCGATCACCGCCGGCACCCTCGACGTGCCCGTGGAATGGGCGGGCTCGGAATTTCCGACGCCCGCCTGA